TACTGTGACTGTGCAGATTATGATCTTTTTCCTGGTGTCTCTGACAGTTATAATTCGAATAGTTATGTGCGTGGATTAATTGAAGCTACAGGAGGTAAAGCTTCTGTAAATTTTGGAAATTATTATGGTGGAAATGACCCATTACCAGAACGTTATTTTAAATAGGGGTAAATATGAAAATTATTTTAGTTATATTGATCTTACTTACTATTAGCTTTGGTTTTGTGTTTAACTTTTATGAATATAAATATATTTCACTGGAAAATATTCCTGAGATTCAAATTTTATCATATGGAAAATCTGAATTATCACATCTTCAATTGAGCAATGAAATGCCAATTCGTTACAAATTAATTAGAGAAAAATATATTTTGATATTTGAGGTAGACAAAAAAAATCATTGGCCATCAATACTTGTTGGCTCAATGTCCCTGAATGGCGATGAGTTAATTATTGAAGATGTTAAAGTAGGATATTGTGGTGGTTTTGATGATGAAGTTATTCCATATAAAATGGATAACTTGAAAGCTTTGAGATATGTGTGGTCTCCTGCTTATAGGAAAAATTGTTCTGTAAAAAATAATCAAGAATACCTTCCAGATCAAATAATTAAGTTTAAGGTACAGAATAGAAACGGGGATCTTTTTGGAACAGAAGAACTACCTTTTTCTTTAATATCTAACGGGATTTATTACGAAATAGATGGGCTTTGAAAACTTAAAAAAATAAAAACTATCAGAAAGTGATAGATTGATTCTTGTGATTTACATTTCCATAATTCTTATAACCTTATCACTACTAATGTTTGTGTTTGGCATCTTATTATTTAAAGATAATCTGAAGTTATATTTCCATCTTAATCACAACTATCATGAAAGATGGAAAGAGTTAACTTCTCTCTTTGGTTTATATGGAAGTAGTAATCCATTTAAATGGTTCCCGTATATTTACAATGATCTTGATAATTCAGACTTTGTAATACTCAAACTTAAGAGAAATTTAAGAAGGAATTTTAAAATTTTTCTTCTTCTTTTTTCAGTCATTATACTTTTTCTATTCTTTTAATTTTTCTTACATTTTATAACGAATACCATCTAAGGCAACGAAGTGACATTATATACTGGTTTTTCTGCAAACAGAATCTGAATAAATTTCTAAAAGAAAAGGCGTTGATGAAAGAAAAATGGTGATGCAATTTATACTACTACAACGCCAGGTACTACGACCCAACACTTGGCAGATTCATCCAAGCCGATGCAATCATCGCAGACTTATTTGCACCACAAAATATTAATCCATACACATACGTACTGAACAATCCGTTGAAGTACACGGATCCGACGGGATATTTTGTGAATGGCCCTGAAGATGAATCTGTTTTTGTCCCGAATGACGCAAACAATTGTAGAGACGCATTGCAATGCGTCTCTACGGATGCTTCGTTCGGGACAAGAAAGAACATTGTCCGAGGAGGCCCTTCACATTCGTTCAAGGTGACGACAAATCAATACGGAATAGTGGGTGCCAGCAAGTTTTGTTAATAATTTCAATTATTTGCAGAAATATTACTCTTAGTACGGGTGTTTGTTTTTTAACTAGGTGTCAAAAAAGATAGCAAGATTATTTGACACCTGGTTAAAAAAGTAGCATCATTAGAACATGAAAAAAATCACAAAAAAGCGATATCTTTCTGATCAAGTTAAAGCAGATCTTGATCGAAAAATGGTTTTCCTTGGAGGACCTCGTCAAGTTGGAAAAACAACATTGGCGCTTCAGTTATTGAACAAATCGAAACATGGCTATCTGAATTGGGATGTTGCGGAAGATCGAGAGGCGATTTTAAAACGTGCTCTTCCTGATTCTTCCTGTTGGGTTTTTGATGAGATTCACAAATATCGTATGTGGCGAAATTATTTGAAGGGAATATATGACAAACACCATCAGGAAAGAAAAATTTTAGTCACTGGTTCTGCCAGACTTGATCTTTACCGTCGAGGAGGAGATTCGTTGCAAGGAAGATATCACTATTTACGTTTATATCCCTTGTCTTTTGCAGAATTAAAAATGAAATCTTCAAATGATGTAATAGAATTGCTAAAATTAGGAGGATTTCCAGAACCTTTTTTTTCAGGTTCCGATATTCAAGCAAAAAGATGGCAGCGCGAATATAGAACACGTCTTATTCAAGAAGATGTTGTATCACTCGAGCAACTTCATGATTTAGGGAATTTAGAATTGTTGATGTTACGTTTGCCAGAACTAGTGGGTTCACCATTATCCATTAATGCACTTCGTGAAGATTTACAGGTTAGTCATAAAACGCTCTCTAATTGGATCAACATTTTAGAGAGATTGTATGCTCTTTTTCGCTTATCTCCCTTTGGCAGTTCTAAAATTCGTGCAATCAAAAAGGAGCAAAAGCACTATCACATGGATTGGACATTAATAGAAGAAGAGGGAAGCCGTTTTGAAAACATGATAGCACTTCATCTCTTAAAATGGGTGCATTATAAACAAGATACTGAAGGGGCTGATTTGGAACTGTGTTATTTTCGAGATGTTGACGGTCGTGAAGTAGATTTTATTGTGCAAGAAAAGAAAAAACCACTTTTGGCTATTGAATGTAAATTTTCTGATGCGCCAATTGCAAAGGGATTATCTTATTTCAAATCCAAATTTCCTGAATGCGATACATGGCAGTTATCTGCAGTTGGAACAAAAGATTATGTGTCTGGAGACAAGATCCGAGTGGCTCCTTGTCATCGGTTTTTGGGAGAGTTAGTGTAAGAAGCTCTACTATCCAACGCTTGGCAGATCCGCCGGCACCTTGCCGGCAGGAAAGGACGAGCAATCTCCTCTCCAAAATCCATCATTTCGAACAAAAATTGTTTGAGAAGTTGAACCTGCTGAAAACTAAACATATCTTAGCTTGAAACTGGCTCTAAAAAAGCCTATTCTGCTGCAGGTTATGAAGGTGGCTATGATAATGCTAGAAAAAATGACCTGGGAAGAAATCAAAAAACTTTATCCTGGTGAGTGGGTTGCTATTGTAAATCACACAGGTGATACGAGTGCTCCATATGGAAACATACAAGGTGATGTTTTGTTTCACGAACAAGATGAAGGTCGTTTTACAGAACAGTTAAGGCAAGTAACCTTGGAGCAAACAATTGATATTCGATTTACAGGGAATATCCTTCCTGACAATCCAGTGGGACCCATTCTATGGCAGATTTCAAATACGAACTCTTAAAAGGGGTTCCTTTTCTTACGGCAATAATTACAGGAAAGCACCTTCAATTTTCAGGAAGATTTATTGTTGATACAGGAGCTGCAATGACAATAATTCGCACTCCAAGAATTGATGCTCTTGGTTACTCAGCAAATGAGGCTCTTCGGGTTTTTAATGTTGAATCGGTTATTGGAAAAGAAAAAGGATATACTATTAGGATAAAAAAGTTTGAGATTTTTAATAAATATTTCGATGATTTTGAAGTTGCAGCGCTAGATCTTCCTTCTCATTATCACATTGATGGACTTATTGGTATGAATGTTCTTGGTCAGTTTGATTGGTGCATGCATCCAAAGGAAGATATTATTTCATTAAGATAATATTTTTTTAACACAATCCAACAAAGAGACGAAGTGGGAAAGTGTCAATGAAAATCACATTTTTAAAATTTCTTGTTTTTATACTTTCCTGCTCTCTATACTCTTGTGCTCAAAATCAGATGATTACTTCTTCGTATGGAAGTGCACATTATACAGCGGAGCAAAAGAAAGAACTTAATAAATATGGAAATGAAGTAAGAAAACAAATTGTCGCTCATTGGGAAATTCCCAGTAATGATAGTGATGTGTTGAGTTTGTTAACTGCAAAAGTAAGCGTAAATATTAATCGTGCTGGTGAAATAACAAAAATGAATTTAGTTCATTCCTCAGGCAAGCTGGACTTCGATGAATCTTGTCTGCAAGCCATCAAAAAAATAAAAACTCTTCCGCTTCCTCCCAAACATTTAGAAAAAGAAGCTTTTGAGGAAGGGTTTATCATCTTATTCAATCCAATCTGATAGAGAGACCAAAGTATTCCTCACACCCAACCCCAACAAAGCACTTAAAACCCAATACTTAGCCCAGTATGCATCAAGAAGGTTCTTAAGCCTTTTTCTTTACTTCTAAAAAACTTCATAAAAACAGTAACTTCCAGTTGACACGTTGCGTAAAATCATATTTCTTGGCGTGTCGCATAAACGGGTTTTTGAAAATTTGCCATGAAAATACAGGAGATTGCCTATGAAGAAGATGAACCGTTGGTCTACGTTTACGAACTTTTTTCTTTTGTTTCTCCTCTTTCTCACTTCATGTGGCGGCACACAATCTCAAAAGGGAACACTCTCCACAACAACGGAGATACCAGATGACAGTTCTTTTTCCGAAGCATCTGTAGAAATTCCCGGACTTCGAACAGCTTCCTCAATTACCTACGAAAACAAAGACGGAAGCAGAACCACAGAGTTTAGTTCCGCGCCGGTCTATTACCTCAAAGGTGATGCGTGGCAGGATATCGATACCACGCTGAGTTCTGATATTGAAGATGATGACTTTGATCTTGGAGTTGAAAAATCTGAGCTCAAAGTTTTTTTCAAAGACACTGCAAGCAACGCCAACTTTATTACGCGCGCTTTAAACCTAGATACTGACACCTCTCCTTATGTGATGAAATTTATGGCAGGTGAGAGTGCTTTGTTGTGGCAATCCGAAAAAATGAGTATCGTGGATAAAGACGAAAAAGCTCTTTACGAAGAGAATGCTGTTCGTGCTGAGCGAAAAAATAGTGAAAACCAAATCTCATACGTAAATGTTTTTCAGAATGTTGACGAAAACTATATCGTTCTTCCCGAAAGTATTAAGCACAATGTTATCCTCAAGCAGAAATTTGACGATTTTTCAGATGCCAGCAAAGTCTTGCATACTGGAACGCTAAGCCTTCCACCAGAATTTGAAGTAATGGCAGATGAAACCTATCTTCAACCCGAAGAAAGTGTTGAAGCAAAATCATTCAAAATAAAAAAAGATGGAACAGAAAAATGGTATTATTTTTCAGCGCCTAGCATGTTCGAGCAAGATGGTGATGAAGAAATTCAAGGAACCTATAAACTTGAACGAACGCGCGAAGCCCTTCGCATCAGCATTCAGTTTGATTACGCTTGGATCCAAGATGCCAAACGCATTTTTCCGCTTGTGCTCGATCCTTCGGTGACACTTGAATCGAGCACGGCAAGTAGAACGGGTTACATCTATGGTAATGCCGGATCAAAAACGAGATCTTATTCTTCATCAGTCGGTATGAAAATTGGGGGAGCAAACGGAAATGTAAATTATTATCGCGGGTATGCCGAATGGGATATCAGCGCTATAGCAGATGCCACTTCCATTTCATCAGCTATTGTAAGGCTTCGTGATAGAGTGTGGAACGATGTCAGTGGCGATGGTTCTATGTCTACGAAGATCATAGAAATGAGTTTGCGGCCAACATCTTCAACTCCACAGCAAGTTTATGATGATATTAGTGACGGTCGTGATTACGGCTATATTCAATGGTTTGGAAAGAACACGACAAAAGATTTTACTTTCGATGCGACAGAACGCAGCCACGTTTTTAACAAACGCGGATTGGGTTGGTTTGCCATTGGCCTTCGTCTTTACAACGGAGTAGGTGACGACGCTGATAGTGTTTGGCTTCATACCAACACCACAAGCTCAACGTATCGTCCTAAACTCATTGTTACTTATGCAGCTCCTACAGATGGTGCCAGTTTTGTGACTGAAACAATACCTGATGGAACAGACCTTGAGGTAAACACAAACTTTACAAAAACGTGGACACTTCGCAATTCTGGTCAGACTACGTGGAACAATACTTACTGCCTTCATTATGCAAGTGATAATGTTGCTGGAACTTTAAGCACTAGTCAAAATCCTGTGTGTGTTCAAGGAACGGTTGCGCCAGGAAACAACTATATTTTTAGTGTTTCCATGCGCACACCTGCAAGTGCGCAAGCCAACGCAAGAGAAGATTGGTCATTTAAAAGAAACGGAACCACTATTCAAGTGAGTGCTTCGAATACCGTTTATGTTTTGATTGATGTGACAGCGCCTGCGCCGTTTCCGGCACCTGGCTTAGTAAGTCCTGCTAATGGGGCAACAGCTATTTCACGAACCGCGCGTTTGGATTGGAACAGCATCAACGGAGCGACAAATTATCGCGTGCAAGTAAGTACTTCAAGTGCGTTCAACAGTTTTCTCATCGACCATGCTGATGGAAATTCATATTACGATATGCAGCAGAATGATAATCTTCAGAGAAATACGTTATATTACTGGAGAGCCAGAGCTGGCTCAGCGGACAGAGGCGGAGAGTGGTCGGTTACGCGTAATTTTAGAACAGAAAATCTTACTGCTAGTTTTGTGAGTGAAACCTATCCTGATAATAATGTGGATGGAGCAGATGTTTTGGCCAACACTAACTTTACCAAAACATGGACCATTCAAAATACCGGAAACAGTACATGGACAAGCAGTCATTGCATTCACTTCTTGGGAACAAATGTTCCGGGTGGAAATCCTCTGAGCCAAAATACAAATGCCACCTGTATTGTGGGAAGTGTTGCGCCTAATAACAACTACACCTTTAGTGTTCCCATGCGCACACCCGCAAGTGGAACGGGTTTGCGAGATCGTTGGCAATTGCGCGATGGTTTCAATCAAAGCATTTTAGTGGATGGCTCGAATGAAATTTGGGCACTCATCGATGTTATTGCAGATCCATGCGGAACTGCTGGTGCAAGTTTGACCGTTACTTCACCAAATGGTGGAGAAAATTTACGCATTGGAAATAACTACACCGTTACCTGGAATGAGGTGGGAAATATTCAGCAGCTTCATATTCATCTCTATAAAGGGGCGAATGTTGTTTATGGCTTGAGCAATAATGCACCAAACAACGGTTCCTTTAATTTCTCCTTACAAGCAGACACTGTTCCGGGAAATGACTACCGCATTGGAATGTCAAACCTCCATGCCAATGGTGCTTGTGATGGAACGATTTACGATTTCTCCAATAATAATTTTACCGTATCTGCAGCACCATCAGCGCCAGTGCTTACTGCGCCTGCAAATGCGGTCAGTAATGTTTCTCGCACCGTTCGTTTAGACTGGAATGCTGCTTCAGGAGCCACAAGCTATAGAGTTCAAGCGAGTACCACGAATAACTTTTCAGCATTAGTTGTAAATGAACTTACTCCTTCAAACCAAACGCACTTTGATGTTCCTGCAAATAGATTTTCTTATGATACGCAATATTATTGGCGAGCACGAGGAGAAGACGCTTTAAGTGCTGGAGCATGGTCGGCCACTCGAAATTTCACCACCGAACAAGAGTTGCAACTTACAGCAGCGCTTGAGAGTGAATCTCATCAAGATGGAACAAGCGTAAATCCGCGCCAAAATTTCACCAAGCGTTGGACACTTCGTAACAACGGAGAAGTAACGTGGAACAGTAACTATGTGCTTCGTTATGTAAGTGGACCTATGAGCAACAGCCATGTGGATATTCCTTTGGGAACAAATGTTGCGCCTAATCAAACAAAGTCTTTCTACGTTTCGATGACCGCACCATTAAGTGGCCAAAATATTCAAGATGATTGGCAACTGCGCAGTGATACTGGAGGCGTTGTTCCTGTTGGTGGGTCGCAAACCGTTTGGGCACGAGTAAATGTGGCGGCAAATGATTCTGCAGAGTGGGTGGGCGAAACTATTCCGGATGACAGCGCACCGTTTACTCCAGGACAATCATTCACCAAAACGTGGACCATAAAAAACAGAAGTTCAGTCGCGTGGAACAGTGATTATTTCCTACGCCGCCGCGCAGTTGTAACTGAATTGAGTCAACAAAACACTCTTCCTATTTCGGGAAGTGTTGCGGTTGGTTCCAATTTTGTTTTCTCGGTAAATATGAGAGCTCCGCAACAAGCTGGTACCTATCGTGAAGAATGGGAACTTGTTGGACCAAGCGGAAGTGTGATTCAAATCCGCGGGGCTGATAATTCTTGGTCTACAGATAAAATTTGGGCAAACATTTCGGTTGCTGTTCCCGAAACGCCGCCAGATGGATTGCCTACTACAAACAGCTCCAATCCTACGTATGCCGAGATCAACCAAGAACTTTTGGCTCAAGCTGCAGCACATAATATTCCGCCTAATATTTTACAGACGGTTGCGTTTCAAGAGTCTAAGTGGAGACAGTTTCGAGACAGTAATAGTTCCGGATTATTCC
The genomic region above belongs to Deltaproteobacteria bacterium CG11_big_fil_rev_8_21_14_0_20_42_23 and contains:
- a CDS encoding AAA family ATPase, yielding MTKKRYLSDQVKADLDRKMVFLGGPRQVGKTTLALQLLNKSKHGYLNWDVAEDREAILKRALPDSSCWVFDEIHKYRMWRNYLKGIYDKHHQERKILVTGSARLDLYRRGGDSLQGRYHYLRLYPLSFAELKMKSSNDVIELLKLGGFPEPFFSGSDIQAKRWQREYRTRLIQEDVVSLEQLHDLGNLELLMLRLPELVGSPLSINALREDLQVSHKTLSNWINILERLYALFRLSPFGSSKIRAIKKEQKHYHMDWTLIEEEGSRFENMIALHLLKWVHYKQDTEGADLELCYFRDVDGREVDFIVQEKKKPLLAIECKFSDAPIAKGLSYFKSKFPECDTWQLSAVGTKDYVSGDKIRVAPCHRFLGELV